The following is a genomic window from Deinococcus planocerae.
CCACGCTGCGGGCCGGGGCGGGCGGCGGCGAGGCCGCCAGCCGCGCGTCCAGGGCCACCTCCGCCGCCACGAGCGCGGCCACCCCCGTGGGGGCGGGAGGGGGGGGCGCCGCGTGCAGCCGCGCGCTCCAGGCGATCTCGCCCGCGATCTGCTCCGCGCAGGTGCGCCGGGGGCGGGGGCGTTCCAGGCCGCTCAGCGTGGACGTCGTCCGGGCGAGGCGGCGGCGCAGGTCCTCGACCTCGGGGCGGTGACCGAGCCGGGCCAGCCGCCCGCGCTCGGCGGGGGTGAGGTCACCCTCCGCCTCGCGGTGCAGCAGGTCGAGCAGGTCGTGTTCCGGGGCCATACAACTCTCCTACGTGCGGCGGCCCGGCCCGGTTCCCGCACCTGCCTAGACCCCGGCAGGGTCGGGGGCCCGGTAGTCGCCGCTCTTGCCGCCCGTCTTGGCGAGCAGGCGAATCCCGGTGACCTCGATGGCCTTGCTCGCCGCCTTGAGCATGTCGTATACGTTGAGCGCCGCGACGGTGACGGCGGTCAGGGCCTCCATCTCGACCCCCGTGGGCGCGGTCGTGTGGACGGTGGCGCGCACCCGCACGCCCTCTTCTTCCAGCGTGACCTGCACGTCGGCCCCCGTGACAGGGATGGGGTGGCACAGCAGCACGAGGTCGGCGGTGCGCTTGCTGCCCGCCAGCCCCGCCAGCCGGGCGACGGTGAGGGGGTCGCCCTTGGGATTCGTGCCCGCCTCCAGCGCCGCCCGCGCCTCGGGGGGCAGGCGCACCCAGCCCTCGGCGGTCGCGGTGCGCAGGGTGCTCGCCTTGCCGCTCACGTCCACCATCCGCGGCAGGCCGTCCCGGAAATGGGTGAGTTCGGGGGCGGCCTCGTCCCGGCCCATCCTCAGTCCTCCGGGAGCTTGAGGTCGCGCAGGGCCGCGAAGGGATTCTGGGTCGTGTGGGCCGAGCCCTCCGGCGTGCCCAACAGGTCATCGATCTCCTCGACCGGGACCTGCGCCATGTGCTCGCAGGGGCCCTCGTTGAGGTCGTCGCCGCACACCTGGCACAGGCCCTTGCAGTCGGGGGCGTGGAGCACGGTGAGGGGGGCTTGCAAGAGGGCCGTCTCCGCGAGGTAAGCGCTGAGGTCGAGGTCGGGGTCGCCGAAGACGAGCACCTCCTCGCCCGTCTCGGCCTCCTCCAGGTACGGCTCGTCCACCGCAGGGTCGTAGCGCAGCAGGGTGCCCAGCCGCAGGTCGAGCGCCACCTCCACGTCGCGCAGGCAGCGGGCGCACTCCATCACGATGTCGGGGGCGAAGGAGCCTTGGAGGTACATTTCGTTTCCGCCGAGGGAATTGACATCGACCCGGTAGGCGGCGGGCCGCACGAAACGCAGGGTCTGGGTCTGGCCGCCCTGTTGATATTCGAGGTGATCCAGGGCTCCCGCCGCGTGCGCGTCCGACGACGTGCGCAGCAGCGAACCCAGGTGAATGCGGGGCGTATCGGTCATCCCTCCATGATAGGCCCGCCGCCTCCGCCTCACCGCGTTCCCGGCACGCTGTGGCCGCGCCTCGGGCGGTCGGGTCCCACACGGAGGGAGGCGTCCGGCCCGGCAAAGCGAACCTGTCCACGGCGGCTGTGCTCGTCGTGGTCCGGGGGACGGGAGACGGGTCCCGGGCCGCCGCCCTGGGTGGGTCACGCCAGTTCGACGACGCTGGCGTCCGAGAGGGTGAGCTTGTGGGTGCTGGGCACCTTGCGCCCGCCGCGCACCTGGGCGCGCACGCCGATCAGGCAGTCTTGCAGCCGGGTGCTGACGCACTCGATGCGCGCCTCGGCGTCGATGACGCTGTGCTCGACCTCGGCGTTGCGAATCACGCTGTCGCGCCCGATGCTCGTGAAGGGGCCGATGTAGGCGTCCTCGACGACCACCCCCTCACCGAGGAGGACCGGCCCGACGATCTTGCTGCGGATGACCTGCGCCGAGGCGGGGATGACCACCCGGCCCGTCAGGCGCGACTCGGTGACGGTGCCCTGCACGTCGAGTTCGATGCGTTCGAGCAGCAGCCGGTTGGCGTCGAGGAGGTCGAGGGGGCGTCCCGTATCCTTCCACCAGCCCTCCACCCGCTGCCCGAGCACCGCACCGCCCCGGTCGATCAGGCCCTGGATCGCGTCGGTGATCTCGTACTCGCCGCGCGACGAGGGGGGCAGGTGTTCGAGGATCTCGAAGACCTCCGGGGTGAAACAGTACAGCCCCGCCACCGCGAGGTTGCTCGGCGG
Proteins encoded in this region:
- a CDS encoding DUF177 domain-containing protein, producing MTDTPRIHLGSLLRTSSDAHAAGALDHLEYQQGGQTQTLRFVRPAAYRVDVNSLGGNEMYLQGSFAPDIVMECARCLRDVEVALDLRLGTLLRYDPAVDEPYLEEAETGEEVLVFGDPDLDLSAYLAETALLQAPLTVLHAPDCKGLCQVCGDDLNEGPCEHMAQVPVEEIDDLLGTPEGSAHTTQNPFAALRDLKLPED
- a CDS encoding glucose-1-phosphate thymidylyltransferase, producing MKAIIPAAGLGTRLRPLTFTRPKPVLRVAGQPIIRHATRTLVEAGITEIGVIVSEVTREEIGDALRKVEGVSVTLIDQHEQLGLGHAVMMAREWVGGDDFCVYLGDNLFEFGARPFVERFRQERPAALIALVEVPDPTAFGVAQLDGERITRLVEKPKNPPSNLAVAGLYCFTPEVFEILEHLPPSSRGEYEITDAIQGLIDRGGAVLGQRVEGWWKDTGRPLDLLDANRLLLERIELDVQGTVTESRLTGRVVIPASAQVIRSKIVGPVLLGEGVVVEDAYIGPFTSIGRDSVIRNAEVEHSVIDAEARIECVSTRLQDCLIGVRAQVRGGRKVPSTHKLTLSDASVVELA
- the moaC gene encoding cyclic pyranopterin monophosphate synthase MoaC; its protein translation is MGRDEAAPELTHFRDGLPRMVDVSGKASTLRTATAEGWVRLPPEARAALEAGTNPKGDPLTVARLAGLAGSKRTADLVLLCHPIPVTGADVQVTLEEEGVRVRATVHTTAPTGVEMEALTAVTVAALNVYDMLKAASKAIEVTGIRLLAKTGGKSGDYRAPDPAGV